Proteins encoded within one genomic window of Bemisia tabaci chromosome 2, PGI_BMITA_v3:
- the LOC140223754 gene encoding Golgi-associated plant pathogenesis-related protein 1-like codes for MKIQLIVFIFEAHLYAVTQGDGLFRKNQFSDTNRKKGEAIDFEKIYIDDILAAHNKYRTIHQAPRLTLDPALALRAEHYAEELARRVPRENRTRSLGFGVNTAIFNGDIDVAGDFVVEEWYHQINHYPFDGEPSARELRKVRKFTQVVWKSTEFIGCAQKRNGLRLVFVCYYWPPGNIPGEFEDEVLPQE; via the exons ATGAAAATTCAGCTTattgtgtttatttttgaagcacaCTTATATGC TGTTACACAAGGAGATGGTCTGTTCAGGAAAAATCAGTTCAGCGATACAAACCGGAAAAAGGGAGAGGCGATCGATTTTGAAAAGATCTACATTGATGATATACTTGCTGCCCACAATAAGTACCGGACCATACACCAGGCCCCCCGCCTGACTCTGGATCCCGCG CTTGCTCTGAGGGCTGAACACTATGCCGAGGAATTAGCCAGACGAGTCCCTAGAGAAAATAGGACTAGGAGTCTAGGTTTCGGTGTCAATACGGCAATCTTCAATGGAGACATAGATGTGGCCGGCGATTTCGTTGTTGAGGAGTGGTACCATCAAATTAATCACTATCCTTTCGACGGGGAACCCTCCGCGAGAGAACTTCGGAAAGTTC GAAAATTTACTCAGGTTGTATGGAAATCGACTGAATTTATCGGTTGCGCCCAAAAACGGAATGGGCTACGTCTCGTCTTCGTGTGTTACTACTGGCCCCCAGGAAACATCCCGGGCGAGTTCGAAGATGAAGTTCTTCCTCAGGAGTAA